In Onychostoma macrolepis isolate SWU-2019 chromosome 12, ASM1243209v1, whole genome shotgun sequence, a single window of DNA contains:
- the LOC131550739 gene encoding uncharacterized protein LOC131550739 isoform X3, with product MQISLMFKLVTQIHRCLYESDFRYTLTTDHFCPRNFTNGSSTMTPVLPQGSDQDEDTTELWSILFRRQQLQNRLQFLQEIQRKNNRIEGYLANEEGPTELDRIKEELKLLEQKEKDLIQKKKQCLTTQTTDKDPIQAPIQGLYILPVSVETISPIIALQEENTETITQMENTEAISPSIARQEENTDTPVSLDDVTMSPAKVKCPSCQKTVITEIYYKLGSNAFLFCCLLSVIGCLAGCCLVPFCMNRFKDVAHRCPSCHKDICSVNRF from the exons ATGCAGATTTCTCTCATGTTCAAATTGGTCACGCAAATTCACCGCTGTTTGTATGAAAGTGACTTCCGCTACACATTGACAACGGACCATTTTTGCCCGCGAAATTTCACGAAT GGCAGCAGTACTATGACCCCAGTGCTGCCACAGGGCTCTGACCAGGATGAAGATACCACAGAACTGTGGAGCATCCTCTTCAGACGACAACAGCTGCAAAACCGTCTTCAGTTCCTACAGGAGATCCAAAGGAAGAACAACAGAATAGAAG gataCCTTGCAAATGAAGAGGGCCCTACAGAACTGGATAGAATAAAGGAGGAGTTGAAGTTACTGGAGCAAAAAGAGAAGGATcttattcagaaaaaaaaacaatgtttgacAACACAGACCACAGACAAAG ATCCAATCCAAGCTCCAATCCAAGGACTCTACATTCTCCCCGTTTCTGTAGAAACTATTTCTCCTATCATTGCTCTGCAAGAGGAAAACACAG AAACCATTACTCAAATGGAAAACACAG AGGCAATTTCTCCTTCCATTGCTCGGCAAGAGGAAAACACAG ATACACCAGTAAGCCTGGACGATGTCACCATGTCCCCTGCCAAAGTAAAATGCCCTTCTTGCCAGAAGACTGTCATCACTGAGATCTACTATAAACTGGGCAGCAATGCCTTCCTCTTTTGCTGTCTCTTATCTGTGATAGG GTGTCTGGCCGGATGTTGCTTGGTCCCCTTCTGCATGAATCGCTTCAAAGATGTCGCCCACAGGTGTCCATCCTGCCACAAAGATATATGTTCAGTAAATAGATTTTGA
- the LOC131550739 gene encoding uncharacterized protein LOC131550739 isoform X1: MQISLMFKLVTQIHRCLYESDFRYTLTTDHFCPRNFTNGSSTMTPVLPQGSDQDEDTTELWSILFRRQQLQNRLQFLQEIQRKNNRIEGYLANEEGPTELDRIKEELKLLEQKEKDLIQKKKQCLTTQTTDKDSVGGGQAKKGNRETKRETENRKGKKERYPIQAPIQGLYILPVSVETISPIIALQEENTETITQMENTEAISPSIARQEENTDTPVSLDDVTMSPAKVKCPSCQKTVITEIYYKLGSNAFLFCCLLSVIGCLAGCCLVPFCMNRFKDVAHRCPSCHKDICSVNRF, encoded by the exons ATGCAGATTTCTCTCATGTTCAAATTGGTCACGCAAATTCACCGCTGTTTGTATGAAAGTGACTTCCGCTACACATTGACAACGGACCATTTTTGCCCGCGAAATTTCACGAAT GGCAGCAGTACTATGACCCCAGTGCTGCCACAGGGCTCTGACCAGGATGAAGATACCACAGAACTGTGGAGCATCCTCTTCAGACGACAACAGCTGCAAAACCGTCTTCAGTTCCTACAGGAGATCCAAAGGAAGAACAACAGAATAGAAG gataCCTTGCAAATGAAGAGGGCCCTACAGAACTGGATAGAATAAAGGAGGAGTTGAAGTTACTGGAGCAAAAAGAGAAGGATcttattcagaaaaaaaaacaatgtttgacAACACAGACCACAGACAAAG ACAGTGTGGGAGGAGGACAAGCAAAGAAAGGAAAcagagagacaaagagagaaacagagaacagaaagggaaagaaagaaagat ATCCAATCCAAGCTCCAATCCAAGGACTCTACATTCTCCCCGTTTCTGTAGAAACTATTTCTCCTATCATTGCTCTGCAAGAGGAAAACACAG AAACCATTACTCAAATGGAAAACACAG AGGCAATTTCTCCTTCCATTGCTCGGCAAGAGGAAAACACAG ATACACCAGTAAGCCTGGACGATGTCACCATGTCCCCTGCCAAAGTAAAATGCCCTTCTTGCCAGAAGACTGTCATCACTGAGATCTACTATAAACTGGGCAGCAATGCCTTCCTCTTTTGCTGTCTCTTATCTGTGATAGG GTGTCTGGCCGGATGTTGCTTGGTCCCCTTCTGCATGAATCGCTTCAAAGATGTCGCCCACAGGTGTCCATCCTGCCACAAAGATATATGTTCAGTAAATAGATTTTGA
- the LOC131550739 gene encoding uncharacterized protein LOC131550739 isoform X5: MTPVLPQGSDQDEDTTELWSILFRRQQLQNRLQFLQEIQRKNNRIEGYLANEEGPTELDRIKEELKLLEQKEKDLIQKKKQCLTTQTTDKDSVGGGQAKKGNRETKRETENRKGKKERYPIQAPIQGLYILPVSVETISPIIALQEENTETITQMENTEAISPSIARQEENTDTPVSLDDVTMSPAKVKCPSCQKTVITEIYYKLGSNAFLFCCLLSVIGCLAGCCLVPFCMNRFKDVAHRCPSCHKDICSVNRF; this comes from the exons ATGACCCCAGTGCTGCCACAGGGCTCTGACCAGGATGAAGATACCACAGAACTGTGGAGCATCCTCTTCAGACGACAACAGCTGCAAAACCGTCTTCAGTTCCTACAGGAGATCCAAAGGAAGAACAACAGAATAGAAG gataCCTTGCAAATGAAGAGGGCCCTACAGAACTGGATAGAATAAAGGAGGAGTTGAAGTTACTGGAGCAAAAAGAGAAGGATcttattcagaaaaaaaaacaatgtttgacAACACAGACCACAGACAAAG ACAGTGTGGGAGGAGGACAAGCAAAGAAAGGAAAcagagagacaaagagagaaacagagaacagaaagggaaagaaagaaagat ATCCAATCCAAGCTCCAATCCAAGGACTCTACATTCTCCCCGTTTCTGTAGAAACTATTTCTCCTATCATTGCTCTGCAAGAGGAAAACACAG AAACCATTACTCAAATGGAAAACACAG AGGCAATTTCTCCTTCCATTGCTCGGCAAGAGGAAAACACAG ATACACCAGTAAGCCTGGACGATGTCACCATGTCCCCTGCCAAAGTAAAATGCCCTTCTTGCCAGAAGACTGTCATCACTGAGATCTACTATAAACTGGGCAGCAATGCCTTCCTCTTTTGCTGTCTCTTATCTGTGATAGG GTGTCTGGCCGGATGTTGCTTGGTCCCCTTCTGCATGAATCGCTTCAAAGATGTCGCCCACAGGTGTCCATCCTGCCACAAAGATATATGTTCAGTAAATAGATTTTGA
- the LOC131550739 gene encoding uncharacterized protein LOC131550739 isoform X4, with product MQISLMFKLVTQIHRCLYESDFRYTLTTDHFCPRNFTNGSSTMTPVLPQGSDQDEDTTELWSILFRRQQLQNRLQFLQEIQRKNNRIEGYLANEEGPTELDRIKEELKLLEQKEKDLIQKKKQCLTTQTTDKDPIQAPIQGLYILPVSVETISPIIALQEENTEAISPSIARQEENTDTPVSLDDVTMSPAKVKCPSCQKTVITEIYYKLGSNAFLFCCLLSVIGCLAGCCLVPFCMNRFKDVAHRCPSCHKDICSVNRF from the exons ATGCAGATTTCTCTCATGTTCAAATTGGTCACGCAAATTCACCGCTGTTTGTATGAAAGTGACTTCCGCTACACATTGACAACGGACCATTTTTGCCCGCGAAATTTCACGAAT GGCAGCAGTACTATGACCCCAGTGCTGCCACAGGGCTCTGACCAGGATGAAGATACCACAGAACTGTGGAGCATCCTCTTCAGACGACAACAGCTGCAAAACCGTCTTCAGTTCCTACAGGAGATCCAAAGGAAGAACAACAGAATAGAAG gataCCTTGCAAATGAAGAGGGCCCTACAGAACTGGATAGAATAAAGGAGGAGTTGAAGTTACTGGAGCAAAAAGAGAAGGATcttattcagaaaaaaaaacaatgtttgacAACACAGACCACAGACAAAG ATCCAATCCAAGCTCCAATCCAAGGACTCTACATTCTCCCCGTTTCTGTAGAAACTATTTCTCCTATCATTGCTCTGCAAGAGGAAAACACAG AGGCAATTTCTCCTTCCATTGCTCGGCAAGAGGAAAACACAG ATACACCAGTAAGCCTGGACGATGTCACCATGTCCCCTGCCAAAGTAAAATGCCCTTCTTGCCAGAAGACTGTCATCACTGAGATCTACTATAAACTGGGCAGCAATGCCTTCCTCTTTTGCTGTCTCTTATCTGTGATAGG GTGTCTGGCCGGATGTTGCTTGGTCCCCTTCTGCATGAATCGCTTCAAAGATGTCGCCCACAGGTGTCCATCCTGCCACAAAGATATATGTTCAGTAAATAGATTTTGA
- the LOC131550739 gene encoding uncharacterized protein LOC131550739 isoform X2 encodes MQISLMFKLVTQIHRCLYESDFRYTLTTDHFCPRNFTNGSSTMTPVLPQGSDQDEDTTELWSILFRRQQLQNRLQFLQEIQRKNNRIEGYLANEEGPTELDRIKEELKLLEQKEKDLIQKKKQCLTTQTTDKDSVGGGQAKKGNRETKRETENRKGKKERYPIQAPIQGLYILPVSVETISPIIALQEENTEAISPSIARQEENTDTPVSLDDVTMSPAKVKCPSCQKTVITEIYYKLGSNAFLFCCLLSVIGCLAGCCLVPFCMNRFKDVAHRCPSCHKDICSVNRF; translated from the exons ATGCAGATTTCTCTCATGTTCAAATTGGTCACGCAAATTCACCGCTGTTTGTATGAAAGTGACTTCCGCTACACATTGACAACGGACCATTTTTGCCCGCGAAATTTCACGAAT GGCAGCAGTACTATGACCCCAGTGCTGCCACAGGGCTCTGACCAGGATGAAGATACCACAGAACTGTGGAGCATCCTCTTCAGACGACAACAGCTGCAAAACCGTCTTCAGTTCCTACAGGAGATCCAAAGGAAGAACAACAGAATAGAAG gataCCTTGCAAATGAAGAGGGCCCTACAGAACTGGATAGAATAAAGGAGGAGTTGAAGTTACTGGAGCAAAAAGAGAAGGATcttattcagaaaaaaaaacaatgtttgacAACACAGACCACAGACAAAG ACAGTGTGGGAGGAGGACAAGCAAAGAAAGGAAAcagagagacaaagagagaaacagagaacagaaagggaaagaaagaaagat ATCCAATCCAAGCTCCAATCCAAGGACTCTACATTCTCCCCGTTTCTGTAGAAACTATTTCTCCTATCATTGCTCTGCAAGAGGAAAACACAG AGGCAATTTCTCCTTCCATTGCTCGGCAAGAGGAAAACACAG ATACACCAGTAAGCCTGGACGATGTCACCATGTCCCCTGCCAAAGTAAAATGCCCTTCTTGCCAGAAGACTGTCATCACTGAGATCTACTATAAACTGGGCAGCAATGCCTTCCTCTTTTGCTGTCTCTTATCTGTGATAGG GTGTCTGGCCGGATGTTGCTTGGTCCCCTTCTGCATGAATCGCTTCAAAGATGTCGCCCACAGGTGTCCATCCTGCCACAAAGATATATGTTCAGTAAATAGATTTTGA